The following are encoded together in the Anopheles nili chromosome 3, idAnoNiliSN_F5_01, whole genome shotgun sequence genome:
- the LOC128727436 gene encoding ATP-dependent zinc metalloprotease YME1L isoform X2 yields MFTVNTHQHQLLFHLSQITPRHSNIAFKKQHRHHQHQHHQGREATSQLAQQDFVPRLKQSLVQLYTDTFRSTLEPSQADSATAIPTEELYRLKLPRRLERNLLKHFSQVELLGSIRESTPWSLNVTPRVKKGKHAGPAESVSFSGEAVQKLVHGLLAQHSTWNFVQQRGFKTVRSISAEMKRNPALYTRMKDALGNPPPPISHKYDPVAYSAQTIGTPAQGEPLNKLLTDDPSLSDEQRQRLKIAFAEGYLTASHPDQQNRSSKAMKYLKFFQQLLIIVVFIGIFISMFASPNGSVFRIQIGNQVEVDPEDITVTFEDVKGCDEAKQELKEVVEFLKNPGKFSNLGGKLPKGVLLVGPPGTGKTLLARAVAGEAGVPFFHAAGPEFDEVLVGQGARRVRDLFKAAKERAPCVIFIDEIDSVGAKRTNSVLHPYANQTINQLLSEMDGFQQNEGVIVLGATNRRDDLDQALLRPGRFDVEVVVPTPDFTGRKEILTYYLGKILSKEINIDQLARGTTGFTGADIENMVNQAALRAAIDGAETVTMKHLENARDKVLMGPERKSRLPDEEANKITAYHEGGHAIVAYYTKESHPLHKVTIMPRGPSLGHTAYIPEKERYHVTKQQLLAMMDTMMGGRAAEELIFGADKITSGASSDLKQATSIAAHMVKEWGMSERVGLRTIEGPKGFGQNEVLSPSTIESVDNEIKKLLNESYERAKAILKQHSKEHKALAEALLKYETLDAEDIKAIMGGEKITTDDN; encoded by the exons ATGTTTACAGTAAACACACATCAGCAC CAACTACTATTTCACCTGTCGCAAATTACGCCCCGACATTCGAATATAGCCTTCAAGAAGCAGCACAGacatcaccaacaccagcaccaccagggCAGGGAGGCGACGTCGCAGTTAGCCCAGCAGGACTTTGTGCCCCGTTTGAAGCAATCGCTCGTGCAGTTGTACACCGATACGTTCCGAAGCACACTAGAACCATCTCAGGCGGACAGCGCAACAGCGATCCCAACAGAGGAATTGTACCGCCTGAAGTTGCCCCGCCGTCTAGAGCGTAACCTACTGAAACACTTTAGCCAGGTGGAACTGCTGGGCAGTATACGGGAAAGTACGCCATGGAGTCTGAACGTGACACCGCgggtgaaaaagggaaaacatgcCGGTCCCGCCGAGAGTGTGTCTTTCAGCGGTGAAGCTGTGCAGAAGCTCGTCCACGGATTGCTAGCTCAACACTCGACCTGGAACTTTGTCCAGCAACGAGGCTTCAAAACGGTGCGGTCAATAAGCGCCGAGATGAAGCGGAATCCGGCTCTGTACACGAGAATGAAGGATGCACTGG gcaACCCACCACCGCCAATTTCGCACAAGTACGACCCGGTGGCTTATTCGGCTCAAACCATTGGCACTCCGGCACAAGGGGAACCACTCAATAAGCTGCTGACCGACGATCCATCGCTCTCGGACGAACAGCGGCAACGGTTGAAGATAGCTTTTGCCGAAGGTTACCTCACCGCGTCCCATCCGGACCAACAAAACCGCTCGAGCAAGGCGATGAAATATCTGAAGTTCTTCCAGCAACtgctcatcatcgtcgtttTCATTGGCATCTTCATCAGCATGTTCGCTTCGCCGAATGGATCCGTGTTTAG AATACAGATCGGCAACCAGGTGGAGGTCGATCCGGAAGACATCACGGTCACGTTCGAAGACGTGAAAGGCTGCGACGAGGCGAAGCAGGAACTGAAGGAGGTTGTCGAGTTCCTAAAGAACCCGGGCAAGTTCAGTAATCTCGGCGGAAAGCTGCCAAAGGGAGTGCTTTTGGTTGGGCCGCCTGGTACGGGAAAGACGCTGCTCGCACGTGCCGTCGCCGGAGAGGCtggtgtgccatttttccacgCAGCGGGACCAGAGTTTGACGAAGTACTCGTTGGCCAAGGAGCTCGACGCGTACGCGATCTTTTCA AGGCCGCCAAGGAACGCGCACCGTGTGTAATTTTCATCGATGAAATCGATTCGGTTGGAGCGAAGCGCACCAATTCGGTGTTGCATCCGTACGCGAATCAGACAATTAACCAACTACTCTCTGAGATGGATGGATTCCAGCAGAACGAGGGTGTGATTGTGCTGGGTGCCACCAACAGACGCGACGATCTCGACCAAGCACTGTTACGTCCCGGCCGGTTTGATGTGGAAGTGGTTGTACCGACGCCGGATTTCACGGGAAGGAAGGAAATTCTCACGTACTATTTGGGCAAAATTCTCAGCAAGGAGATCAACATCGATCAGCTCGCACGAGGGACGACCGGATTCACCGGGGCAGACATCGAGAACATGGTTAATCAGGCTGCTTTGCG TGCGGCTATCGATGGCGCCGAAACGGTAACGATGAAACATCTAGAAAACGCGCGCGACAAGGTACTTATGGGACCGGAGCGAAAGTCCCGCCTGCCCGACGAGGAAGCTAACAAAATCACTGCTTACCACGAGGGTGGTCATGCCATAGTTGCTTACTACACAAAG GAGTCCCATCCGCTTCACAAGGTAACAATCATGCCGCGAGGCCCATCGCTGGGTCATACGGCGTACATACCGGAAAAGGAACGCTACCACGTTACAAAGCAACAGCTGCTCGCCATGATGGACACGATGATGGGTGGTCGAGCGGCGGAAGAGTTGATTTTTGGCGCAGACAAAATTACTTCTG GCGCGAGCAGTGATTTGAAACAAGCCACCTCGATAGCGGCCCACATGGTCAAGGAATGGGGCATGTCGGAGCGAGTAGGCCTGCGGACGATCGAAGGTCCAAAGGGATTCGGACAGAACGAGGTGCTGTCACCATCGACAATCGAAAGCGTTGACAACGAGATCAAGAAGCTGTTGAACGAAAGCTACGAACGGGCCAAAGCGATCCTCAAGCAACACTCCAAGGAGCATAAAGCGCTGGCCGAGGCACTGCTCAAGTACGAAACGCTGGACGCCGAGGACATCAAGGCGATCATGGGCGGGGAAAAGATAACAACCGACGATAATTGA
- the LOC128727439 gene encoding dual oxidase maturation factor 1 — protein sequence MKGWFDAFRDDGAPTLYSFSNRTPVTGDVSIVAVCVMFATVYLAFLVIFPGVRKQKFTTFTTVTLSLFVGLVILVSRLGSGWHVAQSTIVAPYRSFSREKLPARIGAHIGLMHINITLTALPVGNWTPPDIDFNERFSWNQANDMGNSYRDALQRGLPYPILTVAEYFSLGQEGFAWGGQYRAAGYYASILLWASFAAWLLMNLLLVAVPRYGAYTMALTGALLIGASIGYSSMLPKRPLMIMIEGARIDFHLGWCFYLVLIAGVLCFAIGLVISIIDLVWPHRFSTILEVYYDTPYDRHVILEESHDVRYRKRNSKGLEEPPGLGSRILRRLSSKTRDQHTDKMGIENRGFQHDVPKSPWRYPFRRAQQTPPQGIQRTISQDSTSSIASAAAMSQSLHKVALSRMLPKPALERTREISNW from the exons ATGAAGGGTTGGTTTGACGCGTTCCGCGACGATGGAGCGCCAACACTGTACTCGTTCTCGAACCGGACGCCCGTCACCGGCGATGTCTCGATCGTGGCCGTTTGCGTTATGTTCGCCACCGTCTATCTGGCGTTTCTGGTCATCTTTCCCGGCGTGCGGAAACAG AAATTCACAACATTCACCACAGTAACGTTAAGTCTATTTGTTGGACTAGTCATATTGG TAAGTCGCCTCGGCTCAGGCTGGCACGTAGCGCAATCAACGATCGTCGCTCCGTATCGGtcgttttcccgggaaaagctACCCGCCCGGATCGGGGCACACATCGGGTTGATGCACATCAACATCACGCTGACGGCGTTGCCGGTTGGCAATTGGACACCACCGGATATTGACTTCAACGAGCGGTTCAGCTGGAACCAGGCCAATGACATGGGCAACTCGTATCGGGATGCGCTGCAACGTGGACTACCGTATCCGATCCTAACGGTGGCCGAATACTTCAGCCTGGGGCAGGAAGGATTCGCTTGGGGTGGCCAGTATCGAGCTGCGGGTTATTACGCCAGCATCCTGTTGTG GGCTTCGTTTGCCGCGTGGCTGCTGATGAACCTACTTCTGGTCGCTGTTCCGCGTTATGGTGCGTACACGATGGCCCTCACTGGAGCCCTACTGATAGGGGCAAGCATCGGTTATAGCTCGATGTTGCCTAAACGACCACTGATGATCATGATCGAGGGTGCGCGGATTGACTTTCATCTTGGGTGGTGCTTCTATCTCGTGCTCATCGCCG GAGTATTGTGCTTTGCGATCGGATTAGTCATTTCCATCATTGATCTCGTGTGGCCGCATCGCTTTTCGACGATTTTGGAG GTTTACTATGACACACCGTACGATCGGCACGTCATTCTGGAGGAGTCCCACGACGTTAGGTATCGCAAGCGCAACAGCAAGGGCCTGGAAGAGCCTCCAGGTCTTGGATCTCGCATCCTACG ACGCCTGTCCTCGAAAACGCGCGATCAACACACGGACAAGATGGGCATCGAAAACCGTGGCTTCCAGCACGACGTACCGAAGTCCCCGTGGCGTTATCCATTCCGGCGAGCTCAGCAAACGCCTCCACAAGGCATCCAGCGGACGATTTCGCAGGATTCCACGTCCAGTATCGCATCGGCAGCGGCCATGTCACAGTCACTGCACAAAGTAGCACTCTCGCGAATGCTTCC GAAACCGGCGCTGGAGCGTACGCGCGAGATTTCCAACTGGTAG
- the LOC128727433 gene encoding tyrosine-protein phosphatase non-receptor type 21, protein MPFRLKLKKSRHYNVMSKSLFVISVDHLDSSTKIDCTLSSESTGQECLENVCQRISIQQPEFFGLRYVVKGTTDEMRWVDLERPLSRQLEKYSANSKVLHLRVMYYVLSGVSLIQDEGTRNYYFLQLKHDVVEGRINCDPRQAVILANYSRQAEYGNHQDRHTVEYLKTLLSFPHEMVQANLLEALTEQVIQQAHELHNVTQGDAESLYISACQQLDGYGQETFTAKNDGGLEVMLGISVSGIIVASDSNKFYPWRDITNVVNHKRAFNIECTVARESAGFTVADVATGRYIWKLCALQHRFFVTYEQNQTQASQMNLNLFQNMGDNLNDSRDDLLAEQQYIHAQQQHQPSPSPGGSQPPYQSSMGGTSWPSSHELASHSSSLWNNATQQHTLVDTQPGGGHLSSSSVTIATATGGSINNLNNLNPTNVMQSSRSSGLDMNLNSTSSTAAVPLEYSSQLGSSWGLNPVGSNASLINRAQSSSCLDLSNNNLTPDRERLKALLPTYRPAPDYETAIQQKYRSSSNDVRLVNGNMLHLSASQMLAAQEQQQLVPAGHHLEYGITGSQPDVSYYGQHLQQQQQQQQQQQASAGQQVHQQPYPDVTHHTTTHIIGPHYSDASDYGLTHRFKMMRLVKPPPPYPANRLSSTSTPDLASHRALLGLRSAQVSGSSPDLVSTRPLMNAHHHATHLPHHQLQIAHLAQNGGPLCYPLAGAPHAQLHHSQTMLPHGTYENLNFMENLPSTKAGLISPANQPSGGGNVYYYVPGGMEHLLLTGGSSTEGTTPSSYHATANGHMGLAAKAHLNRSSQHINGSIEPIYENVPLPWKGENEPSAGEIRNRTASVQSAPGVQHHGQATVRPMPPTPPQPQTPTGVNAPASVLDGAGGFKMQSQTAPQQHVQTQVVKVLPRGVTPAADTGATNAAMGPPPSSGQSSSDLSTQHVNADGPLNGSTASSTAPATVAAVLKVEPIPMNRSLSSNNVLDSSQYSSYTLNETAQSGSVRNGHNDSGISSITGSTNLGGSGGSTTSRNATHNSSAGSSAMSSSVKETKRRRIWEILGGRSKNSADKQKSATLGRDKDRKKKGSVPDASVAGSGGGGSGGSANSSMNEGTNAGQLRHRWSTGLPRLQPLPANISKEKLCSLLESKLADPQLYCEFERIPKRSDSATYNCALSEENKNKNFDPTFLPYDNNRVRLTPTRGNRVGYVNASHITSTVGNKQRFYIVAESPNDTLTTNIFWQCVWEADVYLLVQLSKELNYIPQTSDRCLEYGQYQVWREFSQETDRCTTSKLRVYHTQSRRYRSVWHLSYTEWADQNCPGDVGHFLGFLEELNSVRLASIAEVPPSHNTNPPVLIHCNEGGGRTGVTLVADLLLYTLDHNQDIDIPRLIGQIRQQRDNIIPSLAQYKFIHALLIHYLKQNRLI, encoded by the exons ATGCCTTTCCGGTTGAAGCTGAAGAAATCTCGCCACTACAATGTCATGTCCAAGAGCCTGTTCGTCATATCGGTCGATCATCTCG ATTCTTCCACCAAGATCGACTGCACGCTCAGCTCGGAGAGCACTGGTCAGGAGTGTCTCGAGAATGTCTGCCAACGAATCTCGATCCAGCAGCCGGAGTTCTTTGGGCTCCGGTACGTGGTCAAGGGCACAACGGATGAGATGCGTTGGGTTGATCTGGAACGTCCCCTCAGCCGGCAGTTGGAGAAATACTCCGCCAACTCGAAGGTGCTGCATCTGCGCGTGATGTACTACGTCCTTTCGGGTGTCAGTTTGATCCAGGACGAAGGAACAAGGAACTATTACTTCCTGCAGCTGAAGCACGATGTGGTGGAAGGTCGCATCAACTGTGACCCTCGGCAAGCCGTCATCCTGGCGAATTACAGCCGACAGGCTGAGTATGGGAACCATCAGGATCGGCATACGGTTGAGTACCTGAAGACACTGTTGTCCTTTCCGCACGAGATGGTACAAGCAAACCTGCTGGAAGCGCTCACTGAGCAAGTGATCCAGCAAGCACACGAGCTTCACAACGTCACGCAGGGTGACGCAGAGAGCCTGTACATCTCAGCCTGCCAGCAGCTGGACGGATACGGGCAGGAGACATTCACGGCCAAAAACGACGGCGGACTGGAGGTGATGTTGGGAATCTCAGTGTCGGGTATTATCGTGGCGAGCGACTCGAACAAATTCTATCCCTGGCGTGACATCACGAACGTGGTCAATCACAAGCGTGCGTTTAACATCGAGTGTACGGTGGCACGGGAAAGCGCAGGTTTCACGGTGGCTGATGTCGCGACGGGACGGTATATCTGGAAGCTGTGTGCGCTGCAGCATCGGTTCTTTGTGACGTACGAACAGAACCAGACGCAGGCGAGTCAGATGAACCTGAATCTGTTCCAGAACATGGGTGACAATCTGAACGATAGTCGAGATGATCTGTTGGCTGAGCAGCAGTATATTCAtgcgcagcaacaacaccaaccgaGTCCTTCACCGGGAGGATCTCAACCACCGTACCAGAGCTCGATGGGTGGTACGAGTTGGCCAAGTTCGCATGAGCTGGCGTCACACTCCTCCAGTCTCTGGAACAACGCGACCCAACAACACACCCTCGTAGACACCCAACCAGGTGGTGGTCATTTGTCGTCCAGCAGCGTCACGATCGCAACCGCCACCGGAGGAAGCATCAACAATCTCAACAACCTCAATCCGACGAACGTGATGCAATCGTCGCGATCCTCCGGGCTCGATATGAACCTCAACTCGACGTCGTCTACTGCCGCGGTGCCATTGGAGTACTCAAGCCAGCTTGGTTCGAGCTGGGGCTTGAATCCGGTCGGTTCGAACGCGTCGTTGATCAATCGCGCACAAAGCTCGTCCTGTTTGGATCTCAGCAATAACAATCTAACGCCGGATCGGGAGCGATTGAAGGCGCTCCTTCCGACTTATCGACCAGCACCGGACTACGAGACGGCTATCCAGCAGAAGTATCGCTCAAGCAGCAACGACGTGCGGCTTGTGAATGGGAATATGTTGCATCTTTCCGCTTCGCAGATGCTGGCCGCTcaggaacagcagcagttggtaCCGGCTGGACATCATCTTGAGTACGGTATCACGGGAAGCCAACCAGATGTGTCGTATTATGGTCAGCacttgcaacagcagcagcaacaacaacagcaacagcaagcttCCGCTGGCCAGCAGGTTCATCAACAACCCTATCCGGACGTAACACACCACACAACGACGCACATTATCGGTCCACACTACTCCGATGCGTCTGATTATGGTCTAACGCATCGCTTCAAGATGATGCGTCTGGTGAAACCTCCTCCACCGTATCCAGCCAACCGGCTTAGCTCAACATCGACTCCCGATTTGGCATCTCACCGGGCATTACTCGGTTTGCGAAGTGCGCAGGTGTCCGGTTCTAGTCCTGACCTGGTATCAACCCGTCCGTTGATGAACGCTCATCACCACGCTACGCATCTTCCGCACCATCAGCTACAAATAGCGCATCTCGCACAGAACGGAGGTCCTCTATGCTATCCTTTGGCCGGGGCTCCGCACGCTCAGTTACACCACTCCCAAACCATGCTGCCCCACGGGACGTACGAGAATCTGAACTTTATGGAGAACCTACCGTCGACGAAGGCAGGTCTTATATCTCCTGCAAATCAACCCTCTGGTGGTGGTAATGTGTACTATTACGTGCCGGGAGGGATGGAACACCTGTTGCTGACTGGTGGAAGTTCGACCGAAGGAACCACTCCATCATCGTACCACGCAACTGCCAATGGTCACATGGGATTGGCGGCGAAAGCGCACCTGAACCGATCGTCTCAGCACATCAacggatcgatcgaaccgatctACGAAAATGTTCCCTTACCGTGGAAGGGTGAGAACGAACCATCGGCCGGAGAGATACGAAATCGAACGGCCAGCGTCCAGTCGGCTCCGGGTGTCCAACATCACGGTCAAGCGACGGTACGTCCGATGCCACCGACACCACCGCAACCTCAAACACCAACCGGTGTTAACGCCCCGGCGAGTGTGCTGGATGGTGCGGGtggttttaaaatgcaatcgcAAACCGCTCCCCAACAGCACGTTCAAACCCAGGTGGTGAAAGTTCTTCCCAGAGGAGTAACGCCAGCAGCGGACACTGGAGCAACAAACGCGGCTATGGGACCACCTCCATCCTCGGGACAATCGTCGAGTGATCTTTCCACGCAGCATGTGAACGCGGATGGTCCTCTAAACGGTTCCACCGCAAGCTCAACGGCACCAGCGACTGTGGCCGCCGTCTTAAAGGTGGAACCGATCCCAATGAACCGATCCCTTTCGTCAAACAACGTGCTCGATTCCTCGCAATACTCCAGCTATACGCTGAATGAAACCGCTCAGAGCGGCAGTGTTCGGAATGGGCACAACGATTCCGGTATCAGCTCCATCACGGGATCGACGAACCTCGGGGGAAGCGGAGGCAGCACCACTAGTCGCAACGCCACCCACAACAGCTCGGCCGGTTCATCCGCCATGTCGTCGTCggtgaaggaaacgaaacgtcGGCGAATCTGGGAGATCCTTGGCGGACGGTCGAAGAACTCCGCGGACAAGCAGAAAAGCGCCACACTCGGGCGGGACAAGGATCGCAAGAAGAAGGGCTCTGTGCCGGATGCCAGTGTGGCCGGAAGCGGGGGTGGAGGTAGTGGTGGAAGTGCGAACTCTTCGATGAATGAAGGCACAAACGCGGGTCAGCTGAGGCATCGGTGGTCAACGGGATTACCGAGGTTACAGCCACTGCCGGCGAATATAAGCAAGGAAAAATTG TGCTCACTTCTGGAATCGAAACTGGCGGATCCGCAGCTGTACTGCGAGTTTGAGCGCATCCCAAAACGAAGCGACAGTGCCACCTATAACTGTGCGCTCTCAGAGgagaacaagaacaaaaactTCGACCCAACCTTCCTGCCGTACGATAACAACCGAGTCCGGCTTACACCGACCCGAGGCAATCGTGTGGGCTACGTTAATGCATCTCACATAACC AGCACGGTGGGCAATAAGCAGCGGTTCTACATCGTGGCCGAGAGTCCTAACGACACGCTGACGACCAACATTTTCTGGCAGTGCGTTTGGGAGGCGGATGTCTATCTGCTGGTGCAACTATCCAAAGAACTTAACTATATCCCGCAAACGAGCGATCGTTGTTTGGAGTACGGGCAG TATCAGGTATGGCGCGAGTTTTCACAAGAAACCGACCGGTGTACGACAAGCAAGCTGCGGGTTTATCACACGCAAAGCCGCCGGTATCGATCCGTTTGGCATCTCTCGTACACGGAATGGGCCGATCAAAACTGCCCCGGTGATGTGGGCCACTTTTTGG GATTTCTGGAGGAGCTGAACTCCGTACGATTGGCATCGATCGCGGAAGTACCTCCGTCTCACAACACCAATCCGCCTGTGCTGATACATTGCAACGAAGGTGGAGGTCGTACCGGGGTGACGTTGGTTGCGGATCTGCTGCTGTACACACTGGATCATAATCAG GACATCGACATACCACGCTTGATAGGGCAGATTCGGCAACAGCGAGATAACATCATACCATCGCTGGCGCAGTATAAATTCATCCACGCGCTGCTCATACATTATTTAAAGCAGAACAGACTGATATAA
- the LOC128727447 gene encoding 30 kDa salivary gland allergen Aed a 3-like yields MKFLLLLASVLCLALIVNGRAANDATNEESSADQAEGTEDDDAGTDAKQGDEPDTDGETNANGDEAGGDDATGEEEVLAEDGEGDNAEDAGESTGEEAGESAGEDAEKDAEDGDDQAGGEDTAAEGSDSEGGEKEDARNTYRQVHKLLKNAMKVDLKDSYLKSYVLARLQERLMNPTIELVGSIEKYSKIKECFNSLDKDVKDLVKESEKSYSECTKDEQKTNCGSEGTRELDEGLIEREQELSDCIVDKRDAQ; encoded by the exons atgaagTTCCTGCTACTGTTGGCCAGTGTGCTCTGCCTCGCGTTGATCGTTAACGGTCGAGCGGCAAACGATGCGACCAATGAAGAGTCATCGGCAGATCAGGCTGAAGGCACCGAGGATGATG ATGCTGGCACTGACGCTAAGCAAGGAGATGAACCGGACACAGATGGCGAGACCAATGCCAACGGAGATGAAGCAGGTGGTGACGATGCTACCGGAGAAGAAGAGGTATTGGCTGAGGACGGTGAAGGAGACAATGCGGAAGATGCCGGTGAAAGTACAGGTGAAGAAGCCGGAGAAAGCGCAGGAGAAGATGCCGAAAAGGACGCTGAAGATGGTGACGATCAAGCAGGTGGTGAAGATACTGCCGCCGAAGGTAGTGACAGTGAAGGAG GTGAAAAGGAAGATGCCCGAAACACCTATCGTCAGGTGCACAAGCTGTTGAAAAATGCCATGAAGGTCGACCTGAAGGATAGTTACTTGAAGTCATACGTTTTGGCCCGCCTTCAGGAGCGACTGATGAATCCGACCATTGAATTGGTGGGCTCCATCGAAAAGTACTCCAAG ATCAAGGAGTGTTTCAACTCGCTAGACAAGGACGTGAAGGATTTGGTTAAGGAGTCGGAGAAATCGTACAGCGAATGTACTAAGGACGAGCAAAAGACCAATTGTGGCAGTGAGGGAACACGCGAACTCGACGAGGGTCTTATCGAGCGTGAGCAGGAGCTTTCCGACTGCATCGTTGATAAACGTGACGCACAATAA
- the LOC128727436 gene encoding ATP-dependent zinc metalloprotease YME1L isoform X1, whose translation MFTVNTHQHQLLFHLSQITPRHSNIAFKKQHRHHQHQHHQGREATSQLAQQDFVPRLKQSLVQLYTDTFRSTLEPSQADSATAIPTEELYRLKLPRRLERNLLKHFSQVELLGSIRESTPWSLNVTPRVKKGKHAGPAESVSFSGEAVQKLVHGLLAQHSTWNFVQQRGFKTVRSISAEMKRNPALYTRMKDALGNPPPPISHKYDPVAYSAQTIGTPAQGEPLNKLLTDDPSLSDEQRQRLKIAFAEGYLTASHPDQQNRSSKAMKYLKFFQQLLIIVVFIGIFISMFASPNGSVFSRIQIGNQVEVDPEDITVTFEDVKGCDEAKQELKEVVEFLKNPGKFSNLGGKLPKGVLLVGPPGTGKTLLARAVAGEAGVPFFHAAGPEFDEVLVGQGARRVRDLFKAAKERAPCVIFIDEIDSVGAKRTNSVLHPYANQTINQLLSEMDGFQQNEGVIVLGATNRRDDLDQALLRPGRFDVEVVVPTPDFTGRKEILTYYLGKILSKEINIDQLARGTTGFTGADIENMVNQAALRAAIDGAETVTMKHLENARDKVLMGPERKSRLPDEEANKITAYHEGGHAIVAYYTKESHPLHKVTIMPRGPSLGHTAYIPEKERYHVTKQQLLAMMDTMMGGRAAEELIFGADKITSGASSDLKQATSIAAHMVKEWGMSERVGLRTIEGPKGFGQNEVLSPSTIESVDNEIKKLLNESYERAKAILKQHSKEHKALAEALLKYETLDAEDIKAIMGGEKITTDDN comes from the exons ATGTTTACAGTAAACACACATCAGCAC CAACTACTATTTCACCTGTCGCAAATTACGCCCCGACATTCGAATATAGCCTTCAAGAAGCAGCACAGacatcaccaacaccagcaccaccagggCAGGGAGGCGACGTCGCAGTTAGCCCAGCAGGACTTTGTGCCCCGTTTGAAGCAATCGCTCGTGCAGTTGTACACCGATACGTTCCGAAGCACACTAGAACCATCTCAGGCGGACAGCGCAACAGCGATCCCAACAGAGGAATTGTACCGCCTGAAGTTGCCCCGCCGTCTAGAGCGTAACCTACTGAAACACTTTAGCCAGGTGGAACTGCTGGGCAGTATACGGGAAAGTACGCCATGGAGTCTGAACGTGACACCGCgggtgaaaaagggaaaacatgcCGGTCCCGCCGAGAGTGTGTCTTTCAGCGGTGAAGCTGTGCAGAAGCTCGTCCACGGATTGCTAGCTCAACACTCGACCTGGAACTTTGTCCAGCAACGAGGCTTCAAAACGGTGCGGTCAATAAGCGCCGAGATGAAGCGGAATCCGGCTCTGTACACGAGAATGAAGGATGCACTGG gcaACCCACCACCGCCAATTTCGCACAAGTACGACCCGGTGGCTTATTCGGCTCAAACCATTGGCACTCCGGCACAAGGGGAACCACTCAATAAGCTGCTGACCGACGATCCATCGCTCTCGGACGAACAGCGGCAACGGTTGAAGATAGCTTTTGCCGAAGGTTACCTCACCGCGTCCCATCCGGACCAACAAAACCGCTCGAGCAAGGCGATGAAATATCTGAAGTTCTTCCAGCAACtgctcatcatcgtcgtttTCATTGGCATCTTCATCAGCATGTTCGCTTCGCCGAATGGATCCGTGTTTAG CAGAATACAGATCGGCAACCAGGTGGAGGTCGATCCGGAAGACATCACGGTCACGTTCGAAGACGTGAAAGGCTGCGACGAGGCGAAGCAGGAACTGAAGGAGGTTGTCGAGTTCCTAAAGAACCCGGGCAAGTTCAGTAATCTCGGCGGAAAGCTGCCAAAGGGAGTGCTTTTGGTTGGGCCGCCTGGTACGGGAAAGACGCTGCTCGCACGTGCCGTCGCCGGAGAGGCtggtgtgccatttttccacgCAGCGGGACCAGAGTTTGACGAAGTACTCGTTGGCCAAGGAGCTCGACGCGTACGCGATCTTTTCA AGGCCGCCAAGGAACGCGCACCGTGTGTAATTTTCATCGATGAAATCGATTCGGTTGGAGCGAAGCGCACCAATTCGGTGTTGCATCCGTACGCGAATCAGACAATTAACCAACTACTCTCTGAGATGGATGGATTCCAGCAGAACGAGGGTGTGATTGTGCTGGGTGCCACCAACAGACGCGACGATCTCGACCAAGCACTGTTACGTCCCGGCCGGTTTGATGTGGAAGTGGTTGTACCGACGCCGGATTTCACGGGAAGGAAGGAAATTCTCACGTACTATTTGGGCAAAATTCTCAGCAAGGAGATCAACATCGATCAGCTCGCACGAGGGACGACCGGATTCACCGGGGCAGACATCGAGAACATGGTTAATCAGGCTGCTTTGCG TGCGGCTATCGATGGCGCCGAAACGGTAACGATGAAACATCTAGAAAACGCGCGCGACAAGGTACTTATGGGACCGGAGCGAAAGTCCCGCCTGCCCGACGAGGAAGCTAACAAAATCACTGCTTACCACGAGGGTGGTCATGCCATAGTTGCTTACTACACAAAG GAGTCCCATCCGCTTCACAAGGTAACAATCATGCCGCGAGGCCCATCGCTGGGTCATACGGCGTACATACCGGAAAAGGAACGCTACCACGTTACAAAGCAACAGCTGCTCGCCATGATGGACACGATGATGGGTGGTCGAGCGGCGGAAGAGTTGATTTTTGGCGCAGACAAAATTACTTCTG GCGCGAGCAGTGATTTGAAACAAGCCACCTCGATAGCGGCCCACATGGTCAAGGAATGGGGCATGTCGGAGCGAGTAGGCCTGCGGACGATCGAAGGTCCAAAGGGATTCGGACAGAACGAGGTGCTGTCACCATCGACAATCGAAAGCGTTGACAACGAGATCAAGAAGCTGTTGAACGAAAGCTACGAACGGGCCAAAGCGATCCTCAAGCAACACTCCAAGGAGCATAAAGCGCTGGCCGAGGCACTGCTCAAGTACGAAACGCTGGACGCCGAGGACATCAAGGCGATCATGGGCGGGGAAAAGATAACAACCGACGATAATTGA